The genomic interval GAGATCGACGTTCGACCACACGTTCTTCGTGTCGTCGTGCTCCTCGAGCATCTCCATCAGCTTGATCATCTGCTGGGCCGGCTTGCCTTCGAGCTTGATGTAGTTCTGCGGCAGCATGGCGATCTCGCTCGTGTCGGGCTCGATGCCGAGCTTCTTCACCGCCTCGAGCACCGCCCCGTGCGCCTCCGGCGCGCTGATGATCTCCCAGGCCTCGCCGTCGTCTCGCATGTCGTCGGCGCCGGCGTCGAGAACGACGTTCATCAGCGCATCCTCGCTCGCCTTGGACTTGTCGACGACGATGTGCCCCTTCTTCTCGAACATCCAGGCCACACTGTTCGACTCGCCGAGGTTCCCGCCGTACTTGCCGAAGATGTGCCGGATCTCGCTGACGGTGCGGTTCTTGTTGTCGGTGAGCGCCTCGACGATGAGCGCCACGCCGCCGGGACCGTAGCCTTCGTAGGTCACCTCGTCGTAGCTGACGCCCTCCTCCTCACCCGTGCCGCGGCGGATCGCGCGCTTGATGTTGTCGGCGGGCATGTTGACCTGTTTCGCGTCCGCGATCACGGTGCGAAGCCGCGGATTGGTATCCGGGTCGCCGCCGCCGTTGCGGGCCGCGACGGTCAGCTCCTTGATGATCCGCGTGAACACCTTGCCGCGCTTGGCGTCGGCGGCGCCCTTCTTGTGCTTGATCGTGTGCCACTTGGAATGGCCGGACATTGCTCGCTCGCTTTCCCAGATATCGAAGACGGACCGCGAATTTTAGCATGCGGTCAGGACCGTTTCAGCCTGCCGTGCGAGACCTCAGCGGCGGCCGTCCCGGCGGCATCGCATCGTCGTCCGCCACCCGCAGCGCCGCGTACAATGACCGTGTGTCCCGCGAGGATCTGATCCGATTCGTGAGGCGCGACTGGGCGAGGGTCGCTCGAGCCAAGGATCAGCACTGGCTTCGGCAGAAGCGCAGCCGGGTGGCGTCCGACGCCTGCCGCGCGGCTGACGACCTGCGCGGTCAGGCGCGGGATGCCGCCCGCCCGCGAACCTCGTCGCTGGCCGACCGGCTCGCGGATCTCGAGACGCATGGTCGCGTCGGGCGCGCCTTGCGTGCCGTCACTTCCTCCGTCCGCTGAACTCTTGGCCGCGCTGTCGCGCGCGCTCGCCGACCTCGGCGTCGGATGGTACGTCTTCGGCGCGCAGGCCGTGGTGCACTGGGGACGGCCTCGTCTCACCGAGGACATCGACGTGACGGTGCAGCTCGGCACCATCGGCACGGCGGACGCGATCGAACGGCTGCAGCGAGCCGGGTTCGCCGCGCGCGGCGAGGACACACCGGACTTCATCGCGACCCGGGTAGGCGTCCCCTCGCCGCTGTGGGCGTATGATGGCATATACATATGAAGCGGACGACGATCTTCATCCCGGAGGAGCTCGAACGCGGGCTGCAGATTTACGCCGGCCGCGTCGGTAAGCCGGTCGCGTTCGTCGTCCGCGAAGCCATTGCCGCGTACATTGCCGAAACGCCCGGCGCGCGCGTCCTGCCGTCGTTCGCCCGCGCGTTCGACAGCCGCCATTCGGACACGGCCGAGCGTCAAGATGAGCTGGTCTTCCGGGGACTGGCGCCGCACGGCGACGACACGCGTCCCCGCCGCCGTAACGCTCCCGCCGGCGA from Acidobacteriota bacterium carries:
- a CDS encoding YebC/PmpR family DNA-binding transcriptional regulator: MSGHSKWHTIKHKKGAADAKRGKVFTRIIKELTVAARNGGGDPDTNPRLRTVIADAKQVNMPADNIKRAIRRGTGEEEGVSYDEVTYEGYGPGGVALIVEALTDNKNRTVSEIRHIFGKYGGNLGESNSVAWMFEKKGHIVVDKSKASEDALMNVVLDAGADDMRDDGEAWEIISAPEAHGAVLEAVKKLGIEPDTSEIAMLPQNYIKLEGKPAQQMIKLMEMLEEHDDTKNVWSNVDLDEKEIEASLA